From Bacteroidota bacterium, one genomic window encodes:
- a CDS encoding DUF5522 domain-containing protein has protein sequence MKVGEDYYIDPNGNLVFTETYHLKRGYCCGNGCRHCPYDEKGKLKAENDKNAKTI, from the coding sequence ATGAAAGTAGGAGAGGATTATTATATAGACCCTAATGGCAATTTGGTTTTCACTGAAACTTATCACCTCAAACGTGGATACTGCTGTGGCAATGGTTGTAGGCATTGTCCTTATGATGAAAAAGGCAAATTGAAAGCTGAAAACGACAAAAATGCAAAAACTATATAA
- the bshC gene encoding bacillithiol biosynthesis cysteine-adding enzyme BshC: protein MKSVCFSPLEKGYYNTLVKDYINQAPNTRSLYNNYFDKEGFEKTISNRKFSAANREILVQQLSNSYIQRASELQLQNIQLLKQENTFTVTTGHQLCLGTGPLYSIYKILTCIVYARKLKTWFPAYNFVSVFWMASEDHDIDEIKTLNFFGKEFTWASEQTGPTGRMDTTGISELLNEIKTLFANDEKTADIIEKVKHDYDSPNLNEATFTLINKLFKQLGLLVINPDNAVFKGLFTNYIIDDIIHHKNYKPLKEQTSIIEQNYKPQLFIRDINFFYLNPGKRERIKKEADIYYTNDKCKTWTEVELIREIQDSPENFSPNAAIRPLYQETILPNIAYAGGPGELAYWLQLYKMFEVNNIDFPVLLPRYSAVLLSKSLNERIEKLKLNTSDFLNDEKSIITKFMDMQDGSGEVTFSDELELLRELKSKIELRVSEIDATLMSQVDNLFKKNLEQLNMIETRLKNTSQKKYETDINKIKKLHEDLWPQRKPQERIQNYIQFATRFSLADIYDAFLNSDTNGCILIEE, encoded by the coding sequence ATGAAATCTGTCTGTTTTAGCCCTTTAGAAAAAGGTTATTATAATACTTTGGTAAAAGATTATATAAACCAAGCTCCCAATACACGTTCACTTTATAATAACTATTTCGACAAAGAGGGCTTTGAGAAAACTATATCTAATAGAAAGTTCTCTGCCGCAAATCGTGAGATATTGGTACAGCAACTATCGAATAGCTATATACAACGTGCGAGTGAATTGCAATTACAAAACATACAATTATTAAAACAGGAAAATACTTTTACTGTTACCACGGGTCATCAGTTATGCCTTGGCACTGGGCCTTTGTATAGTATTTATAAAATATTGACTTGTATTGTATATGCACGAAAATTAAAAACATGGTTTCCTGCTTATAATTTTGTTTCAGTATTTTGGATGGCTAGCGAAGACCATGATATTGACGAAATAAAAACCTTAAATTTTTTTGGAAAAGAATTTACGTGGGCTAGTGAACAAACCGGTCCGACTGGAAGAATGGACACAACAGGTATTTCAGAATTACTTAATGAAATAAAAACGCTGTTTGCCAATGATGAAAAAACCGCAGATATTATAGAAAAGGTTAAGCACGATTATGATAGTCCTAATTTAAATGAAGCTACTTTTACATTGATTAATAAGCTGTTTAAGCAATTGGGGTTACTAGTGATAAACCCCGACAATGCCGTATTTAAAGGATTATTTACTAACTACATTATTGATGATATTATACATCATAAAAACTATAAGCCCTTAAAAGAGCAAACGAGTATTATAGAACAAAACTATAAGCCCCAATTATTTATACGTGATATCAATTTTTTTTATTTGAACCCTGGCAAACGCGAAAGAATAAAAAAAGAGGCCGATATATATTATACCAATGATAAATGTAAAACATGGACAGAAGTTGAACTTATTAGAGAGATACAAGATTCTCCTGAAAACTTCTCGCCCAATGCAGCTATACGTCCGCTGTATCAGGAAACTATTCTGCCCAATATTGCTTATGCAGGAGGGCCAGGAGAGTTAGCGTACTGGCTACAATTGTATAAAATGTTTGAAGTAAATAATATAGATTTTCCAGTTTTATTGCCACGATATTCAGCGGTTTTGCTTAGTAAATCTTTGAACGAAAGAATAGAAAAGTTAAAATTAAATACTTCAGATTTCTTAAATGATGAAAAATCTATCATAACGAAATTTATGGATATGCAAGATGGTTCTGGTGAAGTAACTTTTTCGGATGAACTGGAATTATTACGGGAGCTGAAAAGTAAAATTGAACTCCGAGTAAGTGAGATTGATGCCACTTTGATGTCGCAGGTTGACAATTTATTTAAGAAGAATTTGGAACAACTCAATATGATAGAAACCCGTTTGAAGAATACATCTCAAAAGAAGTATGAAACGGATATTAATAAGATAAAGAAACTACACGAAGACCTTTGGCCGCAAAGAAAACCACAAGAACGCATTCAAAACTATATACAGTTTGCTACACGTTTTTCATTAGCTGATATATATGATGCTTTTTTGAATAGCGATACGAATGGTTGTATTTTAATAGAGGAATAA